atttatttcaaaataaactttgatAGGAGAACATGCTTAGAGCTGGTAAGTTGGGTCCACTTAAAGAATGATAAGTCTTGGCATTCATTTTGTCtgtgaatcagaaaaaaaaagcaactctcAATCTTATATTTGATTTATGTTATTCCCACAATAGTCAGgcattattttatatgatacctTTACAGAATCAGTCAAACCATGACATATTAAGTAATCAGACCTCAATTCATCTTTTGCTTTCTGAATTCATTCTGACATGACATAACCttctcatggcatttttcacttctGCATTCCTCAGGGTGTAGATGAGCGGATTGAGAAAGGGTGTTCCAATAGTATAAAATACTGCCACCATCTTGTCCATGGGGAATGTAGTTGGGGGGCgggtatatatgaatatacatggaCCAAAAAACAGGACAACTACAATGATGTGGGAAGTGCAAGTGGAGAgagcttttttcctcccttctgcgcTATGGTTTCGTAGTGAATGCAAGATGACAATGTATGAGATCATCAGCATTACAAAACCAGTTGTGCAAAGGGCTCCACTATTAAATACCACGAGTAGGTTCATCACATAAATATCCATGCAGGCAAGTTTCAGCAAGGGCTGCATATCACAGCAATAGTGATCAATCAAATTGGATCCACAGAAGGGCAGTCTCAAAGCCAGGATAATCTGAGCCATAGAATGTATAAAAGACCCTATCCATGCAAGACCAATCAGTATGATGCAGACCTGGCGCCTCATGATAGTTGGGTAATGCagtggcttgcagatggccacataacGATCAATGGCCATGAGGACAAGGACAAAGATCTCCATGCTGCCAAATAAATGCAGTGCAAAGATTTGAGTCAGACACTCATTGTaagatatgattttcttttcagacaGAGCATCCACAATGAGTCTAGGTGCTGTGGTAGTGGAAAAACAGGTATCAGCAATGGacaaataaaacaggaagaagtacatggggctCCCAAGTGTTTGGCTGGACCTGATGGTCACAATAATAAGCAAATTGCCCCCCAGAGTTCCCACATAGAAAATGAAGAAGATCACAAACACCATGTTTTGCTTCTTAAGATCCAGTGTCAATCCTAACAGTATGAACTCAGAGATACTGTTGTTTGGCTGCATTATTTGACTCAAGGGGAAAGCACCAATTAGAAATATTCTgcgaagaagaaaaaaaaatacaatttcaaaataaatagtatatttGCAAGTAGAGTATATGTTATGGCACTGTGTGTtgcttttatttcaataaaatggaaTTCACAATACTTTTTCAATCTGGAGCCCTAATGGCATATGAAAATGAtgtgaggaagttcccttcatggctcagcagttaagtaacctgactttgatccctggccttgctacatgtgttaggatccagcattgctgtgggctgtggtgtaggctggcagctgtatctctgattggacccctagcctggaaacttccatatgccgtgggtatgtccctaaaatgaaaaaaaaggagaaatttggatgaaagtaagaaaacaatgaAAGGTAAATGATTCTTCAGGCATTGTAAGCACTAATTTGGGTTACTAGCATGAGTTTATTCACTTTGTCAGCTGAATGATTTCTCCAGTTTTAATCTAGAATGTATCCATATTAGGAGAGCTATGTTTTAGCAGAGAAAACTTTTGCCTGATTTACTCGATCCACTTTTACATTTCTTAAACCAGCAGTCCAGTTGTAAAGTATTTTAGTACCTGTTCTGAGCATCAGAGAATGATGGTTCAAACAATTCAGGATATCTTCCTTAATGAAACTtctacacacacaaatacttacAAAGTCACAGATCATAGAGTCTAGTGAGTGTGAGAAGaaacaataaacataaaatttagtaATCTGTAACCAGTCAGTTGGTATAGGCCAtcatgagatttattttaatcTCTTGCCTTGACTaagtttatgtctttttatttctcgAAACTTTCTAGTTGTTTACATTTAAATTCAGCttctattattaaaatttataaccTTTAAATTA
The Sus scrofa isolate TJ Tabasco breed Duroc chromosome 1, Sscrofa11.1, whole genome shotgun sequence DNA segment above includes these coding regions:
- the LOC110256969 gene encoding olfactory receptor 4C11-like — encoded protein: MQPNNSISEFILLGLTLDLKKQNMVFVIFFIFYVGTLGGNLLIIVTIRSSQTLGSPMYFFLFYLSIADTCFSTTTAPRLIVDALSEKKIISYNECLTQIFALHLFGSMEIFVLVLMAIDRYVAICKPLHYPTIMRRQVCIILIGLAWIGSFIHSMAQIILALRLPFCGSNLIDHYCCDMQPLLKLACMDIYVMNLLVVFNSGALCTTGFVMLMISYIVILHSLRNHSAEGRKKALSTCTSHIIVVVLFFGPCIFIYTRPPTTFPMDKMVAVFYTIGTPFLNPLIYTLRNAEVKNAMRRLCHVRMNSESKR